AGTGTTATAGTAAAACCCATAATTACTTGTCCACCTATTGGGTGCCGTAGAGGTTAAGTACCCTAATCCGGGCTATGCTGACAGCAGATAACTTCTCCTATAAAAAAACTTCACGTTTGAATCTGAGTAGCAGCCACAGGAAAAAAGGACCGCCAATCAATGCAGTGACGATGCCAACGGGTAATTCGGCAGGCGCGACAACGGTTCGTGAGAACAGGTCCGCCGAGACGAGTAGTATTGCGCCACCGATTGCTGAACCGGGTAGGACATACCGATGATCCGCTCCACCCAAGAGCCTGAGAAGATGTGGAACAACAAGCCCAACGAAACCGATGCCCCCAGCAGCGGAGACCGCTGCGCCGACTGTCAGCGCGACCCCAAAAATTGACCATCTTTTCAGCGTTTCGGTTGAAACACCGAGGTGATACGCTTCAGACTCTCCGAGACTCATTGCATTTAGTGCAGCTGCTTGCCGTGATAATACCAGAAGTCCTATAATTGCAATTGGGAGTGTTATAAAAACAACGGGCCACGTCGCGCCCCCAAATCCGCCGAGCAGCCAAAAAGTTAGGCTGCGGAGCTGCTCATCGTCAGCGAGGAACGTCATTAGCCCGATGCCTGCGCCAGCGAAACTGTTGAGGGCAATACCTGCGAGTAATAACGTTAATGTGCTGACTTTTCCCTCTCCCTCAGCGATCTTCCATACACTGATAGTCACGAGCATTCCACATGCAAAAGCGGCGATAGGGAGTCCCCATATACCGAGTGCGCCGCCACCTATTAGGACAATCCAGAGCGTCGCGCCCAATCCTGCGCCTGCGGTGACACCGATTAATCCGGGGTCTGCGAGTGGGTTGCGAAAAATACCTTGTAGCGTCGCGCCTGAGATTGCTAACATTGCGCCAACAACAGCGGATAGAATGACACGCGGAAAACGGACGTGGACGAGGACAGCGAAGCCATCCTTCTGGGACAATAGAATCTCAGGGATACGCCACGGTAGAATTTGATACGCGCCTACCCCCGCCGCGATGCACATTGATATCGGAAGTAAACCGATCAGAATGAACAGAATTTTCGTTCGCTTTTGCATATTGCTTAAAAGAACGACATAGCAGGATCATTCGCCTGTGGCAATAAAGTGCCCATCCTTTTCGTAGATGCCTTGGAACAAGTCAAGTGCGGCGCGTCCACAACGGGGGCCGAATCCAGAGAGATATTGTCCATCCAGCGTCACAACGCGTTTGTTTTTTCCCGCCGGTGTATGTGCTAAGCCCGGTAGTTTGAGTAGTCCGTCAACACCACCGATGGATTCCAAACCCGTAGTAAACAGTACATAGACATCGGGCTGGGCAGCGATCACCGCTTCCGCCGTCATCGGTTTGTTCCCTTTGATGTTTTCTGCGGCATTTTCAGCCCCAACAATATCAAACATCGCCCCCGGGGCAGTATTTGTTCCTAAGACCAGCGTGGTTTGTGTGCCGCGCAGATAGAGAAAGAGTGCTTTCTGTTTCGGTTTCCCTTTTCGTGCCGCGAGTTTAGTTTCCAACTTCTTGATGTCTGCCTCTAAAGCCTTCGTCAATTCCTCAGCCTTTTCTTCGTGTCCGACTGCCTTACCGATTGTTAGCAGCCGCTGCTTGGCAGCCTCAAAAGAGCGAGGTTCTTTAAGCAATAGAACCGTTACACCCGCCATGCGGAGTTGTTGTACGACTTGTGGAGGTCTCACATCGTCCCGCCCAATGACCAACGTTGGATTTAGAGAGAGAATCCCTTCAGCATTGAGTCCATATTGATATCCAACGCTCGGCAACTTTTCTTTGATACCTTTCGGATATGATGATGAGGCATCGCAACCGACGACTTTATCTCCAACACCGAGTGCGAATAGGATTTCGGTCGTGCTGCCGTTGAGACTCACGATACGTTCAGATGAGGTGATAACGACAGTTTTGTCGTTTGCATCTGTGACCTCAGTTGGATCTGCGACAGCAATACAGAGCATAATGCCGAAAAATATAAAGATTGAAACGCTTAACATCCACGCCTTGAACAAGTTTGAGCGTAAGATCTGCATTGTTTCCTCCGTTATGGAAATGAGTCGTTGGACATGGCACCCGTTTTAGTTTTTTAGGAGATTTATGATGCACGGGTATTCCATGCCCAACATCTCATGAACGCGTTGTTCAGTTGTTCTGTATAGACGATGGATAGGGGTATCCTTAGCGGCTACCTCTATAAGATTTTTAATAACAAATTTTGGTCTTCAAGCAGTACCGCACATTAGAAATTAGGACTTCCATCGGGTTGGTGGACGTATTCAAACGTCACGAAACCGCTGTCCTGTTTGTTCTCGTTATCCTTGTAATATCCGATAAAGCGGATTTTGGCGAATGTTCCGTCTGCGGCTTTTATCACAAATACTCGATCTTCCAAAGGGAGTACCCAGTGCGTTGGGGGCCCTGTGTAGATATACCATCCGTTTTCACTTCCTGTGACGATGCCGTACGTGTCTTCTGTATCCGCCTTGTACCCGTCTGCCGGTGCTTCGGTTACCGCCGCAAAAGTTGTCTCGGTGAGCATAACGACACTTCCCATTCCTGGCCCGCTGATACCTCCGTTCAGTTTGACCGTTGTTCGCTGAAAGCCGATATCCCATACATCCGAATTTTCGGCATCTTCGACTTCAACAACGTTTCCGGTAGCAAAAGAGAAGTATGCCCACGCCTCTCTGTTCGTCGCGTCAATTGTGAATGTAAATGCTTCCAGTCCGACGGGGTCTTCAACCAGTGCCTGTGTATCGGTATCTGGGGTCCCAGATGGTGTTGTGTCGATGGTCTCCTCTGGTTGAAGAAGCTTTTCAACGTCTTCTTCACCAACGGGACCACAGCCGAAACTGAAAAGAACAACAATCCCGAGTATAAGCATAAGAAAGGCAATGGCGTGTTGATTGACAAAATCTCTGATGTTTTTCATGATAATTCTCCTGTCAAGTAGCGGCACAAATGCTGTGCCTATCTTTTAGAAGGTTAAATCGATGGTTTTCTTACACTCTGGGTTAAACTTTCATAAGCGTATCCATGTTTTTCAGGTCTACCTCTTCGGTTACCGGTTCTTTGACCTTCTGTAAAACACGCAATGCTTCAACAAAGACTTCGGCAACTTGGTGGAAATCGCAGTGATCCATAGCGATGTCTAAAGTGCGATATTTCAGGTGGATATGTCCATCAAGACATTGATAAATGGCGCATACCTCGGCTTGCGACAAAAATTCTGCTTTGTAACCCATTTTTAGTCTCCTTACAGCAACGGCACAGCAGCGCGTGCCTACTACTTGTTTACGGCATGACGGCGCATGCCTACTACTTGTTTACGGCATGACGGCGCATGCCTACTACTTTAATTTAATGGATGCCCATGTTGTTGTTAACTTTCCTCGGGCATCAACACTTGTGAGTTCAGATTCGACAAAGGTACGGGTGCCATCATCCTGTAAAACATATTCTATACTGATGTACCCGGAGCCTTCTTTGGTTTCGTTGTTTTCGTAGTAACCGATAAACCGGACTTTCGCGTAATGATATGGACCTTCAGGTTCTGCCCTTGGGTCTTCAGGAATCCGTAAGATATAGACTTTTGGATTTGGCAAAACCCAATGGTTCGGTGGTCCTGTGTAGGTGTACCAACCGCCGCCGCGTGCGAATGTCGCAATCTGTTCGGTGTCCGAAACGTACACCCCTTCCGGGGCTTCGAGGACATCTTCAAAAGAGATGTCCTTCAAAGCCAATGCCCCAATTTTCCCGGGGCCGCTGACACCCCCATTGGCGATGACCCCAGTCCGTTTAAAACCGAGGTCCCATGCCATTGAGGTTGCCGCGTCGGCTATATCAATCGTTTCGCCTTCAGTGAGATTGATATAAGCCCAGTTTTCACGGTTGGTTGCATCAACCGTGAGAGTATTTTGATGAAGTTCAGCAGACGCTGTAAAGACAGCAGGGATGCTGACGGTGATGAACAGTAAGGTTGTGTACATGAGCCGTGTCATGCTTAGTATCCTTTCTCATATCAATAGGTTAAAGAGAGTCCACCATAAAATGAACGCCCTATAAATGTATAAAATGTAGGAATTCTGAAGTCAAAAATATTGTTACATCCGATTGAGGCTTTGAATATTTTAAAAAGAGTTTTTGAAGCGCGAAGGTTCCAGACCCAATAACCCGGTGCCAATTCTTCAGTCTCAAGCACTTTGTCGCCGTCATCAAAGAACCCCCAAGGACTGGCGTATCGTCCGCGTAAGTCAACCTGAAAATCGCTATTGGCATGTAGATACGCCAATTTAAGTGTGCCGCTGTGTGTAGAACGGTTCAGCAATGCCAATCCGGTCTCTTTATCTGCCCCCCGGAGGTAAGCATAACCGAGCGTCGAAGTGAACCCACCCACACTACCGATAACGGCTTCAACATCAACTCCCTCTGTATACGCCCTACTGATGTTTTGGTATTCAAATTTGCTTCCGCCTGCCGCGCTCTGTCCGATACGCTCGGCTTCAATCAGATTGTGTAGGTCATTACGATACACATGGATTCTGCCAAGCAAACCGTCAAGTAGCTGATACTCTGCGCCAAGATTATAGTTGTGTGAGGATTCGGGTTGAAGGTTCGGATTGCCCAACACTTGGTAGCCGGCTGTCACATTGGTAAAATCGAGATAGAGATTTTTGAAGTCTGGTGAGCGGAACCCTTGTCCATAGGAAAAGCGAACCCGAAGATTGTCGGTTATCCGATACATGGTGCTCAACTTTGGGCTGAAATGGGTACCGAACTCGGAGTGGTTGTCTAAACGCCCACCGATGACGAATGCGAATGCAGAGATAGGACGGAATTCATCCTGCATAAAGAGAGCGTTGGTTAGAATTCCACGTTTCGCACCTGTGATTCGTTGAGACTGGAGATTTTCAAAAACAATCTCCGCACCGAGGGTGATTTGGTGTTTCTCCCAGAGCGTTGTGTCAAATTGCGCTTCGCCCTTGAGCAAGTCTTGGATGGTGATATTTTGGGAACTTACTGCTGCAGTTTCGCGATCAACAACTTTTGATTCATCGTCATATCGGGTTGCGTAAAGTTTGCCGGTCAGTAAAGTTGCGGGTGTTCTCTGTGTACCATTTTCAAATTCATGTTCTATGCCTAAACTTCCACTGAAGTTTTCGATATCGCCAAGCCTCTCAAAAACGATGTCTCCGCTATCGCTGATACCTTCTTGGTTCTGCATGAAATATTGTCCAGAAAACACGAGGTCCGTCGCTGGTGTGAGTTGATAGGCTGTCCGTGCCGAGCCTGTCACATTGGCATAACCGTCGATTGTGGTTGTGAGATCAGACGTGTCCAAATCGATCGGATCGCGCTGGTTCCTACTGAGTGTTAAAAGCGCGTTAAGTTTATTACGTTGCAATTCAAGCGTGCCTCGGCTGTCGAGTGCACTGTTTTGCTGAAAATTTTGGGAGAGTTGGACGGAAAAGGGCGAAGTCGCTTTACGGGTAATAATGTTGATAACCCCCCCGAGTGCATCACTCCCGAAAAGCGAAGCTGTTGCCCCTTTGACGATTTCTATCCGTTCAACGTTTTCGACAGCGAGTCGCGCCATGTCAAGCTTGCCTGCGATACGCCCAACCTGCGGTTCGCCATCAACGAGAATTAGGATGTACTCAGAGTCGAGTCCTTGAAGTTGCACCCCGTCGCCGTGTCCATCACGGTGGATAATGATGCCCGCTGTATGTTCGAGGACCTCTCCGATGTTCTCTGCCCCTGTCGCCTCGATTTCCGCGCGTGTAATGAGATTTGTAATAACAGGTGTATCTTCCAGATGTTGCGGTGTTTTTGTTGCTGTCACGACAACAGGCTCTAATTCTACGGCACGGTCAGTTTCGGGGGTATCATTGTGATTCTCTGCAGAACTCAATATTGTAAACAGAAGCAGCCCGAATACGAGGTTGATCAGTACTCGCAAAATCCAAATTTTCGTGTTTGACATCATAATTTTCCTCCTGTCTTTGTTAGAAGGCTCGCCAAACAAAGAAGATGGCAAGCGTTAGGGATCCGAGTCCGATGCTCGCAGCGAGCAGGCGCGGTCCGTGTAAACGGGTCCAAAGCAAGATACCTGTAAGTGAAAGGATGATGAAACTCCCCGCAATCGTATCAGCAAGCAGTATCCATGCAACTCCTATTCCACTCGCCATGTGTAACCGATTGAGAAAGGCAAACACATTCCGGTCAAATTGTCTGACTGTGGTATAAGCGTTGCCGACCCAATATTCTGCGCTGTAACCGCGTTTCGGGTTGCTCAAACTGACACTCCATTTTTCAGGTTGCGTGACAGATGCTCCACCCCAACTAATTTCTCTGGGCTGCTGTGAACGGACACGACTCCATTTTTCATCAAGACCGAGTTCCACTTGCAACCACGCTGCGAACATCTCAATATTTTCAGGCTTGGGGTCCGGCAATGAAAGTTCTCGCTCTATCCGATCAGTTTTCGCGGCGTTAATTTTCAGGGTTCCGCGGTGATTGAGCAGAATACCGGTGACACCGAAGAGGATTCCCAAAGCTGCGCCCCATAATCCGAGCCATGCGTGTGTTCGTCGGAGCCATTTGAGAAACGCGCCTCTGCTCCATGAAAGTGGTAAAAAGGAATATGGTGAACGCCTGCGCTGTTTTTCGGGTTTTTTTGGTGCTTTGTCAACGGATACTGAACCTGTAGCGTTTGGCATATTCGCCTCCGAATTCTCTTGACAATTCCAACGTTAACCGCGTATCCTAATTAAGGCAGAAAAGGCACCGGGCATGAAACGCGCCAACACATGCGCGTGAGAAGCCTGCGAAACGCGAACCGCTGTCGATTCGCAATCGACGTGTGTTGATTTTCCTCAGAAACGTGGACAGTCGCTAACAATGGGCAGTTGGGAGCCTGTCCTGTTTCTTGCGTGGCTTTTTCTGCTACTATTTTGCTTTAGTGAACCTTGAAGGGTCCACCGCGTGGTTCTTCTTTTAAATCTGACCGATCGGAATCGAGAAACACCTCGTGAAGTTCGAGTTTGTTTGATTGTGTGAATGCCTCTTTCGGCAACGTGCCGGATTGGGCATGTCCTTTGCGGAATTCCTCAGATTCTACCCAGTTTTCAAAATCCTTTCGTGATTCCCAAAGTGTAAAAACAACATACGGGTCGCCATCATTGACAGGGCGGAGGACCCGGTTAGAAACGAATCCGGGCATGCCATCAACAAGACGTGCTCGGTTTCGGAACCGTTCCTCAAATTCGTCCTGATATTCAGGTGCGACATAGATTCGATTCGCAACAGTTATCATAACCTCTCCTTATTGAGAATGAAACTCATTATCAAATTATGGTAAGGCGGGGTATTCTGTTCCCCGCCAACCATAAAGAACATGCTATACTGTGGTGGATATGGTCTTGCTCCTCCTTCAGTAAGCATCCGCCTTAATTACCACTCCCGGAGGAAATTGATATGCCCGAACACTACATTCTTTTAAATTGAGAATGAGACTCATTATCATATTAAGAGATGTGCGCTCAGACGATTGTGTGTATCAAACACATATATATTATACTATATTTGTTAATGCATGTCAAATTTTTTTCTGATTTTTTTCCGTTTCTTGTGCCTTTTGGATATATTGGATCACGATATACGTCGCGTTATACATAATTTGAGTTTTATGATCAAGTTTAAGCATTTGTAATCCGTTCTACCACTTCCTTTCCAGTTTTAAATAGATCATGCAGATGCAGGTACCGGAATAGAGAGCTCCTCCCAGTCAGATACAGATTCTCAAACGTTTCAAAATAGGCGACGAGGCGCGCCACGTTCTCTTCAAATCCGACTTCAAGTACAGGATATGCGAATGGTAGTTTATAGATTTGATAGTGAATAACCTCCTCTTGTGGTAAGGGTTTGACGCGCTGTAATGCTTTCCATACCTCGGTTTGCAGTTCCAACGCTTGCATATTCCACACGGCATCATCACTGTAGCAGGGGAGCTCCAACACGATGACTGTCTG
This genomic window from Candidatus Poribacteria bacterium contains:
- a CDS encoding iron ABC transporter permease, translating into MQKRTKILFILIGLLPISMCIAAGVGAYQILPWRIPEILLSQKDGFAVLVHVRFPRVILSAVVGAMLAISGATLQGIFRNPLADPGLIGVTAGAGLGATLWIVLIGGGALGIWGLPIAAFACGMLVTISVWKIAEGEGKVSTLTLLLAGIALNSFAGAGIGLMTFLADDEQLRSLTFWLLGGFGGATWPVVFITLPIAIIGLLVLSRQAAALNAMSLGESEAYHLGVSTETLKRWSIFGVALTVGAAVSAAGGIGFVGLVVPHLLRLLGGADHRYVLPGSAIGGAILLVSADLFSRTVVAPAELPVGIVTALIGGPFFLWLLLRFKREVFL
- a CDS encoding hemin ABC transporter substrate-binding protein, whose product is MQILRSNLFKAWMLSVSIFIFFGIMLCIAVADPTEVTDANDKTVVITSSERIVSLNGSTTEILFALGVGDKVVGCDASSSYPKGIKEKLPSVGYQYGLNAEGILSLNPTLVIGRDDVRPPQVVQQLRMAGVTVLLLKEPRSFEAAKQRLLTIGKAVGHEEKAEELTKALEADIKKLETKLAARKGKPKQKALFLYLRGTQTTLVLGTNTAPGAMFDIVGAENAAENIKGNKPMTAEAVIAAQPDVYVLFTTGLESIGGVDGLLKLPGLAHTPAGKNKRVVTLDGQYLSGFGPRCGRAALDLFQGIYEKDGHFIATGE
- a CDS encoding HmuY family protein, producing MKNIRDFVNQHAIAFLMLILGIVVLFSFGCGPVGEEDVEKLLQPEETIDTTPSGTPDTDTQALVEDPVGLEAFTFTIDATNREAWAYFSFATGNVVEVEDAENSDVWDIGFQRTTVKLNGGISGPGMGSVVMLTETTFAAVTEAPADGYKADTEDTYGIVTGSENGWYIYTGPPTHWVLPLEDRVFVIKAADGTFAKIRFIGYYKDNENKQDSGFVTFEYVHQPDGSPNF
- a CDS encoding HmuY family protein, whose translation is MTRLMYTTLLFITVSIPAVFTASAELHQNTLTVDATNRENWAYINLTEGETIDIADAATSMAWDLGFKRTGVIANGGVSGPGKIGALALKDISFEDVLEAPEGVYVSDTEQIATFARGGGWYTYTGPPNHWVLPNPKVYILRIPEDPRAEPEGPYHYAKVRFIGYYENNETKEGSGYISIEYVLQDDGTRTFVESELTSVDARGKLTTTWASIKLK
- a CDS encoding TonB-dependent receptor; translated protein: MMSNTKIWILRVLINLVFGLLLFTILSSAENHNDTPETDRAVELEPVVVTATKTPQHLEDTPVITNLITRAEIEATGAENIGEVLEHTAGIIIHRDGHGDGVQLQGLDSEYILILVDGEPQVGRIAGKLDMARLAVENVERIEIVKGATASLFGSDALGGVINIITRKATSPFSVQLSQNFQQNSALDSRGTLELQRNKLNALLTLSRNQRDPIDLDTSDLTTTIDGYANVTGSARTAYQLTPATDLVFSGQYFMQNQEGISDSGDIVFERLGDIENFSGSLGIEHEFENGTQRTPATLLTGKLYATRYDDESKVVDRETAAVSSQNITIQDLLKGEAQFDTTLWEKHQITLGAEIVFENLQSQRITGAKRGILTNALFMQDEFRPISAFAFVIGGRLDNHSEFGTHFSPKLSTMYRITDNLRVRFSYGQGFRSPDFKNLYLDFTNVTAGYQVLGNPNLQPESSHNYNLGAEYQLLDGLLGRIHVYRNDLHNLIEAERIGQSAAGGSKFEYQNISRAYTEGVDVEAVIGSVGGFTSTLGYAYLRGADKETGLALLNRSTHSGTLKLAYLHANSDFQVDLRGRYASPWGFFDDGDKVLETEELAPGYWVWNLRASKTLFKIFKASIGCNNIFDFRIPTFYTFIGRSFYGGLSLTY
- a CDS encoding PepSY-associated TM helix domain-containing protein, producing the protein MPNATGSVSVDKAPKKPEKQRRRSPYSFLPLSWSRGAFLKWLRRTHAWLGLWGAALGILFGVTGILLNHRGTLKINAAKTDRIERELSLPDPKPENIEMFAAWLQVELGLDEKWSRVRSQQPREISWGGASVTQPEKWSVSLSNPKRGYSAEYWVGNAYTTVRQFDRNVFAFLNRLHMASGIGVAWILLADTIAGSFIILSLTGILLWTRLHGPRLLAASIGLGSLTLAIFFVWRAF
- a CDS encoding antibiotic biosynthesis monooxygenase — encoded protein: MITVANRIYVAPEYQDEFEERFRNRARLVDGMPGFVSNRVLRPVNDGDPYVVFTLWESRKDFENWVESEEFRKGHAQSGTLPKEAFTQSNKLELHEVFLDSDRSDLKEEPRGGPFKVH